One part of the Cyclobacteriaceae bacterium genome encodes these proteins:
- a CDS encoding universal stress protein — translation MSENSLLMIEEGIKLARQLNGAVWIIHVVDNTSQYSNYAPGLPKVCNWEEIGQYAIEFLTRETQKYGNVDKEIVVRIGDPRKEIIEQAARLDISYLVIGTHGKTGLSHWVMGSNAEYLIRHATLPVIVIPYRRETH, via the coding sequence TTGAGTGAAAATTCTTTGCTCATGATTGAGGAAGGAATCAAGCTTGCGCGACAACTCAATGGAGCTGTTTGGATTATTCATGTGGTGGACAATACATCGCAGTATTCCAATTATGCTCCGGGGCTGCCTAAGGTTTGCAACTGGGAAGAAATTGGACAGTATGCAATCGAATTTCTCACCAGGGAAACGCAAAAGTATGGGAACGTTGACAAAGAGATTGTGGTCAGAATTGGAGATCCAAGAAAGGAAATAATCGAGCAGGCAGCAAGGCTTGACATTTCTTACCTGGTGATTGGAACACACGGTAAGACAGGACTATCCCATTGGGTTATGGGGAGTAATGCGGAGTACTTGATAAGGCACGCGACTTTGCCGGTTATCGTCATACCGTATAGAAGGGAAACTCACTAA
- a CDS encoding TetR family transcriptional regulator: protein MNTETSISTEEAILVAARKVFELKGFDGARMQEISDRAGINRALLHYYFRSKDKMFERIFVTNSMSILYLMGNRLSVLANPNLVNQIRACVGLTDLRLGSGSNVDGGQNSADGFGNNLNVDTLVNLTTFVADSCKLTGKVTLPNVARLTTIQGQSNPALEGFNNLAAHGATIVSINIDRCDIIQLPELNTMAKVNSLYGRFSGLTSVDLSGRNDTVTPIGQMLVNDCPNLVSITFPSTLGAAKCSLDLHGFNNPTLSVINNMENVEYTHAQATFRRWHFSNCPLLNVTFPFGVNGFLPGSIQIQNNNMSQANVDATINSVYQNRGKNWGTGVQYLNIAGTNSAPSGILQPPAGFVLGANDGNPVSAKEQVYVLVNNYGWNVVMN from the coding sequence ATGAACACAGAAACAAGCATTTCTACGGAGGAAGCAATTTTGGTGGCCGCAAGAAAGGTGTTTGAATTGAAAGGATTCGATGGGGCCAGGATGCAGGAGATATCGGATCGTGCAGGGATCAACCGGGCATTGCTTCACTATTATTTCAGGTCGAAGGATAAAATGTTTGAGCGGATTTTCGTAACGAATTCAATGAGCATTCTTTACTTGATGGGTAATCGGTTAAGTGTTTTAGCTAACCCCAACCTTGTTAATCAAATAAGAGCTTGCGTTGGATTAACAGATTTGCGATTAGGTTCCGGCTCCAATGTAGATGGTGGGCAAAACAGTGCCGATGGATTTGGGAATAACCTGAACGTTGACACGCTTGTAAACCTGACAACGTTTGTTGCCGATTCTTGTAAGCTGACAGGCAAGGTCACGCTACCAAATGTAGCCAGGCTCACAACAATTCAGGGGCAATCCAATCCCGCATTGGAAGGATTCAATAACCTTGCAGCGCACGGTGCAACAATTGTTTCTATCAACATTGACCGTTGCGATATTATTCAACTCCCCGAACTTAATACAATGGCTAAGGTCAATTCCTTGTATGGTAGGTTTTCAGGATTAACCAGTGTTGACCTTTCAGGCCGAAATGATACTGTAACACCTATTGGTCAAATGCTCGTGAACGACTGCCCAAATCTTGTCTCAATAACATTCCCGTCAACTCTCGGTGCAGCTAAATGCTCTCTCGATCTTCATGGCTTTAACAATCCTACCCTGTCCGTAATCAATAACATGGAAAATGTTGAGTACACGCACGCCCAGGCAACATTCCGAAGATGGCATTTCAGTAATTGCCCCTTACTCAATGTCACATTTCCCTTTGGTGTCAATGGCTTCCTCCCTGGCTCAATACAAATCCAAAATAACAACATGAGTCAGGCCAATGTGGATGCTACTATCAATTCCGTTTACCAGAACAGGGGGAAGAATTGGGGTACAGGTGTGCAGTATCTGAACATAGCCGGAACGAATTCTGCTCCCTCCGGGATACTCCAGCCTCCGGCAGGGTTTGTTTTGGGTGCTAATGATGGGAACCCGGTAAGTGCGAAAGAGCAGGTGTATGTACTGGTAAATAATTATGGGTGGAATGTGGTGATGAATTGA
- a CDS encoding efflux RND transporter periplasmic adaptor subunit, with protein MKKTIIAIVVIIALVLISAYVLKNNKEKMKEKTELAKIVNATIPVEVAVTKREALGGSFIATGSFSPSRQVIVSTEAAGKIVNISVDEGKFVHQGQLLARMEYETLEADVKSATANLKKLETDKERYENLVKTGGVTQAQLDEVNLNYTNAEARLINAKERLKDSYLTAPFAGYVNKRFIENGQYIASGKEAFEIVDLTKMKMVVNVTENQVLRVNQARQIKVSADVYPDVNYEARVKFVGATADVNLNFPVELQITNVKDKPLRGGMFGRATFELPADETSLVIPRAALLGSIENAQVYVVSGDSVMLRAITIGKLFSNNVEVVNGMNEGEKVVTSGQINLTEGAKVTVLNKN; from the coding sequence ATGAAAAAAACAATAATAGCCATAGTTGTCATCATTGCACTTGTATTGATTAGTGCTTATGTGCTTAAGAACAACAAAGAGAAGATGAAGGAAAAAACAGAACTGGCAAAGATTGTTAATGCAACAATTCCAGTAGAGGTAGCCGTAACAAAACGTGAAGCCTTGGGTGGCAGTTTTATAGCTACTGGTAGTTTTTCGCCATCCAGACAAGTCATTGTTTCCACGGAAGCGGCTGGTAAGATAGTGAACATATCTGTTGACGAGGGAAAATTTGTTCATCAGGGACAATTACTGGCAAGAATGGAATATGAAACACTTGAAGCGGATGTCAAATCAGCAACTGCAAACCTTAAGAAGTTAGAAACCGATAAAGAGCGCTATGAGAACCTGGTAAAGACAGGGGGAGTTACGCAGGCTCAGCTTGATGAGGTCAACTTGAACTACACTAATGCAGAAGCAAGGTTGATAAACGCCAAAGAAAGATTGAAAGATTCATACCTGACCGCACCCTTTGCCGGTTATGTGAATAAGCGCTTTATAGAAAATGGCCAGTACATTGCTTCTGGCAAAGAAGCGTTTGAAATTGTCGACCTGACGAAGATGAAAATGGTTGTGAACGTAACAGAAAATCAAGTGTTACGAGTAAACCAAGCCCGGCAAATTAAAGTGTCGGCAGATGTTTATCCTGATGTTAATTACGAAGCCCGTGTAAAGTTTGTTGGTGCGACTGCTGATGTCAACCTGAACTTTCCGGTGGAACTTCAAATCACAAATGTAAAAGACAAACCACTTCGCGGTGGAATGTTTGGTCGTGCCACATTTGAATTGCCTGCTGATGAAACTTCCCTGGTGATTCCACGGGCTGCACTCCTGGGGAGCATTGAAAATGCTCAAGTGTATGTCGTTTCCGGGGACTCCGTTATGTTAAGGGCGATTACGATCGGGAAGCTTTTCTCCAATAATGTCGAGGTAGTTAACGGTATGAACGAAGGTGAGAAGGTAGTTACCAGTGGTCAAATCAACTTGACTGAAGGTGCCAAAGTAACAGTCCTTAATAAAAATTAA
- a CDS encoding efflux RND transporter permease subunit, whose product MKITEVSIKRPSFILVLFITLTFLGLNSYQKLGYELMPKFSAPILTISAIYPGASPNEVENSVTKEIENAISSMENVNKITASSYEGLSVIVIELRNEANVDLALQDAQRKVNATLSNLPDDVKTPSLGKFSFDDLPIINLGISAKMNATELYDLVTQRLQPNLAKIPGVAQTNIIGGEEREIRINVNRNKLEAYKLSLPQLVQLIKNSNVDFPTGKIKSEEEQILIRLAGKYQRLEEIKNLVVASTPQGGPVYLKELAEVQDTKKEAKLINRINLLNSIGLSIQKQTDANAVAVSELVHKELTKLEHLYSNIDLKFTVARDSTEYTLEAADAVIHDLILAIVLVAGIMLLFLHSYRNSIIVMVAIPLSLIATFIGMSLFGFTLNLMSLLGLSLVVGILVDDAIVVIENIYRHMEMGKSKIQAAYDGVKEIGFTVTSITMVIVVVFLPIALTTGIISNIMRQFSIVIVISTLLSLLVSFTMVPFLYSRFGKLERLTNKTLFGRFVLRFEETLDRFIHWVQNILRWSFRHRFITLSIAGLLFFGSISLIVAGFIGTEFIAQGDRGEFVLVLEYPKRTSVDQNNIQSRKIEEFVSSKREVVSTITTIGQTNEGGFFGSATGTPYKSEITVKLVPEDQREKSSDIYGVLLKNEIMDKFPGVKVKSTPISMLGTAEQAPIQLIVTGPTFDTVMFTADKLMQEVKKVEGTQEVKLTVESGSPEVVVTTDRQKMAELGLDIQTVGATMQYAFNGNTDAKFRQGEYEYDINILFDEFNRKSIEDVRALTFLSKYGKQVRLDQFAEVKEGFGPSKLERFNRITSVNVNSQLLGRPSGTVAAEIKGIIDGMTLPAGVSVIFGGNQERQEESFGQLGFAFITSILLVYLIMVALYDNFVYPFVVLFSIPLAIIGALVALALSAQTLSLFTLLGIIMLIGLVAKNAILVVDFTNHLKERGMTTEEALLEATKERLRPILMTTIAMVAGMMPVALANGPGADWKNGLAWSIIGGLTSSMFLTLVVVPVVYQLVDRVLIKTGLLNEAKKARYKEFAT is encoded by the coding sequence ATGAAAATAACTGAAGTTTCGATAAAAAGGCCATCTTTTATATTGGTGCTTTTTATAACATTAACATTTCTGGGCCTTAACAGCTATCAAAAACTGGGTTATGAATTGATGCCTAAATTCAGTGCACCTATCCTAACAATTTCAGCAATCTATCCGGGGGCTTCGCCAAATGAAGTGGAAAATTCCGTAACAAAGGAAATTGAAAATGCTATATCATCAATGGAGAATGTGAATAAAATCACTGCCAGTTCTTATGAAGGGCTATCAGTGATTGTAATTGAACTTCGGAATGAGGCAAATGTTGATTTGGCATTGCAAGATGCTCAGCGAAAAGTGAACGCTACTTTATCCAATCTTCCTGATGATGTAAAAACACCTTCATTAGGAAAGTTCTCATTCGATGATTTGCCGATTATTAATCTTGGCATTTCGGCTAAAATGAACGCAACTGAATTGTACGATTTGGTTACGCAACGTCTTCAGCCGAACCTGGCAAAAATTCCTGGGGTCGCGCAGACGAATATAATTGGTGGCGAAGAACGAGAGATTCGCATAAATGTCAACAGAAATAAATTAGAGGCATATAAACTCTCCCTTCCCCAACTTGTTCAACTTATTAAAAATTCCAACGTTGACTTTCCCACCGGTAAAATAAAGTCCGAGGAAGAACAAATCCTGATAAGGCTGGCCGGCAAATACCAAAGATTGGAAGAAATAAAAAATCTGGTGGTTGCTTCAACACCCCAGGGAGGGCCTGTTTACTTAAAGGAGCTAGCAGAAGTTCAGGATACTAAGAAGGAGGCCAAACTCATCAACCGCATCAATTTATTAAACTCAATTGGGCTGAGCATTCAAAAGCAAACGGATGCCAATGCAGTAGCTGTAAGTGAATTGGTACACAAGGAGCTGACCAAACTTGAACACTTGTATTCTAATATTGATCTAAAGTTTACCGTTGCCAGAGACTCTACCGAATACACACTGGAAGCAGCCGATGCCGTAATACATGATCTTATTCTCGCCATCGTCCTGGTAGCAGGCATTATGTTATTATTCCTCCATTCTTACCGGAATTCAATCATTGTTATGGTAGCGATACCTCTTTCCCTCATAGCCACTTTTATCGGTATGTCTTTATTCGGATTTACGCTTAACCTGATGTCACTGCTTGGTCTTTCGTTGGTGGTTGGCATATTAGTAGATGATGCCATTGTGGTAATCGAAAATATTTATCGCCACATGGAGATGGGTAAAAGTAAAATTCAGGCCGCGTATGATGGCGTGAAGGAAATCGGTTTCACTGTTACCTCCATTACAATGGTAATTGTTGTGGTGTTTTTACCCATTGCCCTGACAACCGGTATCATTTCGAATATTATGCGTCAGTTTTCTATCGTGATTGTCATCTCAACATTGCTGTCATTACTGGTGTCATTCACAATGGTTCCTTTTCTATATTCAAGATTTGGAAAATTAGAGCGCTTAACCAATAAAACACTCTTCGGAAGATTTGTTTTGCGATTTGAGGAAACATTAGACAGATTTATTCATTGGGTGCAGAACATATTGAGATGGTCGTTCAGACACAGATTTATCACCCTTAGCATCGCTGGCCTGCTCTTTTTTGGATCGATTAGTTTAATTGTTGCAGGCTTTATCGGAACAGAATTTATAGCCCAAGGAGATCGTGGCGAATTCGTCTTGGTTCTAGAATATCCAAAGAGAACATCGGTTGATCAGAATAATATTCAGTCGCGAAAAATTGAGGAGTTTGTTTCTTCCAAAAGAGAGGTTGTATCAACTATCACTACTATCGGGCAGACCAATGAAGGTGGCTTCTTTGGATCCGCTACTGGAACACCCTACAAATCAGAAATTACAGTTAAACTTGTTCCGGAGGATCAACGCGAAAAGAGTTCAGATATATATGGCGTTCTTTTAAAGAACGAGATCATGGATAAATTTCCCGGTGTAAAAGTAAAATCGACACCCATATCAATGCTGGGTACTGCCGAGCAGGCACCTATTCAACTTATCGTTACAGGCCCAACTTTTGACACGGTAATGTTCACTGCCGATAAACTCATGCAGGAGGTAAAGAAGGTGGAGGGAACACAGGAAGTAAAGCTTACCGTAGAGTCGGGAAGTCCTGAGGTTGTTGTTACCACCGACAGGCAAAAGATGGCCGAGTTGGGATTGGATATTCAAACCGTAGGAGCTACTATGCAATATGCTTTTAATGGCAATACTGATGCAAAATTCAGACAAGGCGAGTACGAGTATGATATTAATATATTATTTGACGAGTTTAACCGGAAAAGCATTGAGGATGTGCGGGCACTTACATTTTTAAGTAAATACGGAAAACAGGTCAGGCTTGATCAGTTTGCTGAAGTAAAAGAAGGTTTTGGGCCATCCAAACTTGAACGGTTTAATCGGATAACTTCTGTCAATGTTAATTCTCAATTACTCGGACGCCCTTCAGGAACGGTTGCGGCAGAAATAAAGGGAATCATTGATGGTATGACTTTACCCGCTGGAGTAAGCGTGATTTTTGGTGGAAACCAGGAGAGACAAGAGGAATCTTTTGGACAGTTAGGATTTGCCTTTATCACTTCTATCTTATTAGTGTATCTCATAATGGTTGCGTTGTATGACAACTTTGTTTATCCATTTGTTGTATTATTCTCAATACCATTGGCAATCATTGGTGCCCTCGTTGCATTGGCGCTCTCCGCCCAAACCCTGAGCTTGTTTACTCTCCTTGGTATTATTATGCTTATCGGGTTGGTGGCCAAAAACGCGATCCTGGTAGTTGATTTTACGAATCACCTCAAAGAAAGAGGGATGACCACCGAAGAGGCGTTGCTGGAAGCAACAAAGGAGCGGCTTCGCCCAATCCTCATGACAACAATTGCAATGGTGGCAGGGATGATGCCCGTGGCATTGGCCAATGGACCTGGAGCGGATTGGAAAAATGGCCTTGCCTGGTCAATCATTGGCGGCTTAACCAGTTCCATGTTTCTAACTTTAGTAGTTGTTCCTGTAGTATATCAGCTTGTTGACAGAGTTTTGATAAAAACCGGGCTGTTAAATGAAGCAAAAAAAGCCAGGTATAAAGAGTTTGCGACTTAA
- a CDS encoding TolC family protein produces MKNLKLVFILLNLFPVMLFAQEAQRYSLRQCLQQAMTENVSILKAQLDEDEGKQKTKEVKATAYPQINATGELIDNVLRQAFVFPAALGDPNAGPDDYIVLRGGLQYTASINVQANQQIFNQSLFTGIKAAKVSEDYYRLNRERIEEETIYQVASLFYRVAALKTQQIVLETNQEELQKSLAITNDRFNNGLARKLDADRLRVSLTNIETQLATMQDTYNVLISQLKLLIGLNKDVAFDIDFQLPTDLDSAFLNYTPGTLDTEFIWEDKIEYKQLTTQRSLYQLERKNYSAGYYPTLSAFASYTYQGQTNSFFLSGDSNPLWFDVASIGLRLNIPIFDGLRKPAQMQQSRIRQIKTEKDLAFVKQQSSAISENATRSLEVNYKNFQAQRQNVQLANSIYDATEQNYNEGVSPLTDLLQAETARIQAQSQLIEALLKVKQSEIELLKANGDIKSLLN; encoded by the coding sequence ATGAAGAATCTAAAGTTAGTATTTATCCTTTTAAATCTCTTCCCTGTAATGCTCTTTGCGCAAGAGGCTCAACGCTATTCTCTCAGGCAGTGCCTTCAACAAGCCATGACCGAGAATGTTTCCATTCTCAAAGCTCAACTGGATGAGGATGAGGGGAAGCAAAAAACAAAGGAAGTGAAAGCCACCGCTTATCCCCAGATTAATGCAACCGGGGAACTGATTGATAATGTGCTGCGGCAAGCATTCGTTTTTCCGGCAGCATTGGGCGATCCGAATGCAGGCCCCGATGATTACATTGTACTACGTGGCGGCCTTCAATATACAGCATCGATAAATGTGCAGGCTAATCAACAGATATTCAACCAAAGTCTGTTTACAGGTATCAAGGCTGCAAAAGTAAGCGAAGATTATTACAGGCTTAACCGTGAACGCATTGAAGAAGAGACCATCTACCAGGTGGCATCCCTATTTTATCGAGTTGCCGCTTTGAAGACACAGCAAATTGTTTTAGAGACTAATCAGGAAGAACTGCAAAAGAGCCTTGCTATTACCAATGATCGTTTTAACAATGGCTTAGCACGGAAGCTTGATGCCGACAGGTTACGGGTTAGCCTCACCAATATCGAAACTCAATTGGCCACTATGCAGGACACTTACAATGTGCTGATAAGCCAGTTAAAATTATTAATCGGCCTTAACAAGGATGTTGCATTCGACATTGATTTCCAGTTGCCCACTGACTTAGACTCTGCATTCTTAAATTACACACCGGGCACATTAGATACAGAATTCATTTGGGAAGACAAGATTGAGTATAAGCAATTAACCACCCAACGTTCCTTGTATCAACTGGAGCGCAAAAATTATTCAGCGGGTTATTATCCCACCCTGTCAGCATTTGCCAGTTACACTTATCAAGGCCAAACTAATTCTTTTTTTCTATCAGGTGATTCAAATCCGCTTTGGTTTGATGTCGCATCAATTGGTTTGCGGTTAAACATCCCAATCTTTGATGGTTTACGAAAGCCTGCGCAAATGCAACAATCCCGTATCCGGCAAATTAAAACTGAGAAAGATTTGGCTTTCGTCAAGCAACAATCTTCAGCCATCAGTGAAAATGCTACGAGGTCTCTTGAAGTGAATTACAAAAATTTCCAGGCTCAACGTCAAAATGTTCAGCTTGCCAACAGCATTTACGATGCAACCGAGCAAAATTATAACGAGGGAGTCAGTCCATTAACCGATTTATTGCAGGCAGAAACTGCCAGAATCCAGGCACAAAGCCAACTAATCGAGGCACTGTTAAAAGTAAAACAATCGGAAATAGAACTGCTTAAAGCCAACGGTGACATCAAATCTTTATTAAACTAA
- a CDS encoding LexA family transcriptional regulator, with the protein MLTKNVVGNQIKALRLEKGLSQEEFGAPVDLSRSAVSQIESGQMYPSLESIDKIVNHYSTSWDRLTGNAKPTKTGGLKEVRTVVTTVDSSGKDNIVLVPIKAQAGYLVGAQQEEYIESLPAFWIPGLGHGSFRAFEVSGYSMLADRTGFFPGDIVVGEYVEKLEDIRDGFVYILVNNAQEVDNIVLKRCLNYLDKGGVIICKSDNKDPQYPTFPLPVENIKEVWKFKIKLTRQAPEPSGLYERINALEGDMVLLKERLKKSLPSK; encoded by the coding sequence ATGCTGACAAAGAATGTCGTAGGAAACCAAATTAAAGCGCTAAGGCTTGAAAAAGGGCTTTCTCAGGAAGAATTCGGGGCTCCCGTGGATTTGAGCCGTTCAGCCGTATCACAGATAGAAAGTGGCCAAATGTACCCTTCTCTGGAGTCGATTGATAAGATAGTTAATCATTACTCAACAAGTTGGGATCGCCTCACAGGCAACGCAAAACCCACTAAAACAGGAGGTTTAAAGGAAGTCCGGACTGTTGTAACTACTGTGGACAGTTCCGGAAAAGACAACATTGTATTGGTGCCAATCAAAGCCCAAGCCGGATACTTGGTAGGTGCGCAGCAAGAAGAGTACATCGAGAGCCTTCCCGCTTTTTGGATTCCAGGCCTTGGTCATGGTTCCTTCCGAGCGTTTGAAGTTAGCGGTTACAGTATGCTTGCCGATAGAACTGGATTTTTTCCCGGAGATATTGTAGTTGGTGAATACGTAGAGAAACTCGAAGACATACGTGATGGTTTCGTTTACATCCTTGTGAACAATGCCCAGGAAGTTGATAATATCGTTTTGAAGCGTTGCCTTAATTACCTGGACAAAGGTGGAGTCATCATTTGCAAGTCTGATAACAAAGACCCTCAGTATCCAACTTTCCCGCTACCGGTTGAGAACATCAAAGAGGTTTGGAAATTCAAAATCAAACTCACTCGCCAGGCACCGGAACCTTCTGGATTGTACGAAAGGATCAATGCGCTGGAGGGAGATATGGTTTTACTGAAAGAGCGATTGAAAAAGTCCTTACCGAGTAAATGA
- a CDS encoding TetR/AcrR family transcriptional regulator, which yields MYNSENREKILTCAENLFRKYGTRSISMDDIAHHLSMSKKTIYESFADKDEIVHLIITAFRKKLEGLVEAIFDRPTNPVERLINIFICITSMIRETNTSLIYDLQKYHENEWQILQEFRDDFLASKIKDIVTEGIRKQYLNSTLDVNFYVLLFIEVVKLSGNEKLFPQAKYSKQEVAINLIDCLVNGIASEKGRRVSKNLKLNTLQNLD from the coding sequence ATGTACAATTCTGAAAATAGAGAAAAAATACTTACCTGTGCCGAGAATCTTTTCAGAAAATACGGCACCAGAAGCATTTCTATGGATGATATTGCGCATCACCTGAGCATGTCAAAGAAAACCATTTATGAATCATTTGCAGATAAAGATGAAATCGTACATCTGATTATCACCGCCTTTCGAAAAAAACTTGAAGGATTAGTTGAGGCCATTTTTGACAGGCCTACCAACCCGGTTGAGCGGTTAATAAACATTTTCATCTGCATCACATCCATGATAAGGGAAACCAACACTTCATTGATTTATGATTTACAAAAATATCACGAGAATGAATGGCAAATTCTACAGGAGTTCAGAGATGATTTTCTGGCCAGCAAGATTAAAGACATTGTAACTGAGGGAATCAGGAAACAATACCTCAACTCAACACTCGATGTGAATTTTTATGTTTTACTTTTTATTGAAGTGGTTAAGTTGTCTGGCAATGAAAAACTTTTTCCACAGGCAAAATATTCAAAACAGGAGGTAGCAATCAATTTGATTGATTGTCTGGTCAATGGGATTGCATCCGAAAAAGGGAGACGTGTTAGTAAGAATCTGAAGTTAAACACGCTTCAAAATCTGGATTAA
- a CDS encoding sterol desaturase family protein: MMEVKPKNAGTRKLFDSPVLERLTRTHIAVPTSILVLYSVALFYWSLTHTALTWGIATLLFFAGWLVFTWVEYNAHRYIFHMATYSKLRAKIQYTIHGVHHEYPRDKDRLAMPPILSVTIATILLLVLRLVLGDYVFAFLPGFLVGYSVYLGIHYSVHAFPPPRNFFKALWVNHSIHHYKDGESVFGVSTPLWDYVYGTMPRNTRHG, translated from the coding sequence ATGATGGAGGTAAAGCCAAAGAATGCGGGAACAAGAAAACTGTTTGACAGCCCGGTGCTTGAGCGATTGACGCGTACGCATATTGCTGTCCCAACTTCAATACTTGTTTTATATTCGGTAGCCCTATTTTACTGGAGTCTCACCCACACAGCGCTGACATGGGGTATCGCTACCCTTCTTTTCTTTGCAGGATGGTTAGTATTTACTTGGGTTGAATACAATGCGCACAGGTATATCTTTCACATGGCTACTTATTCGAAGCTGAGAGCAAAGATTCAATATACAATACATGGTGTCCACCATGAATATCCAAGAGATAAAGACAGACTGGCAATGCCTCCGATACTAAGCGTAACCATTGCCACAATTCTGCTTTTGGTTTTAAGATTGGTTCTGGGTGACTATGTATTTGCATTTTTGCCGGGATTTTTAGTGGGGTATTCGGTCTATCTTGGTATTCATTACAGCGTTCACGCCTTTCCGCCGCCTCGAAATTTTTTTAAGGCTCTTTGGGTAAATCACAGCATTCACCATTACAAGGATGGTGAATCAGTCTTTGGCGTTTCTACTCCTTTGTGGGATTACGTCTATGGAACAATGCCTCGTAATACCAGACATGGTTGA